A single genomic interval of Spirosoma linguale DSM 74 harbors:
- a CDS encoding peptidase M61 domain protein (PFAM: peptidase M61 domain protein~KEGG: bph:Bphy_2705 peptidase M61 domain-containing protein): MKILRLLLLASSTLLFQFSTAKPTTPLVYEVNLNDRADDQFKVTLRVSGLTAANAVYQFASTAPGTYQVMDIGRYVRSFKAFDAKGRELKTQQVSTNQWQFEKPENVRTVQYSIAETWDTPVNEHKPYNMCGTSIEKDHVLINGQGVFGFPTGMQDAPIDVKLNYPAEWSVGTALEKNAKGYFTAANYDRIVDSPILLGRLTKATTTVAGAQIDVYTYSKSDKIKSDQLLTNMQSMLNAAGQFLKQLPVKRYTFLYHFEDQDWGAWEHSYSSEYVIKEEEFSKKLADNMTSIAAHEFFHVVTPLNIHSEIIQQFNFVTPTPSEHLWLYEGVTEWASDAMQLRGQIMDLPTYFEELSQKIAYDKSLDTTYSLSKLGLTCYTDEGQRQYGNIYARGALVAGLLDIRLLELSNGKRGLREVINELATTYGPNQAFPEKEFFAIFTQKTYPEIADFFNRYVKATEPLPFSDYYGKLGITYMPSVNTGQKAPYMGLGAGFIDNKFLLTSLSDSLRKAGLQEKDEWVAYNGQPVTLETFSDIQHELKKQKVGDVYELTVRRNGQELKIKSTVQEKELVQKYKFQLDPQATPQQIKLREVWQQNL, encoded by the coding sequence ATGAAAATCTTACGCTTGTTGTTGCTGGCGTCCAGCACACTCCTTTTTCAATTCTCGACGGCCAAACCCACTACGCCCCTGGTGTATGAAGTGAACCTCAACGACCGCGCCGACGATCAGTTTAAAGTGACGCTGCGCGTTAGCGGCCTGACAGCCGCCAATGCCGTTTACCAGTTTGCATCCACTGCCCCCGGTACCTATCAGGTGATGGATATTGGCCGCTATGTTCGATCCTTCAAAGCATTCGACGCCAAAGGGCGCGAACTCAAAACGCAGCAGGTATCGACCAACCAGTGGCAGTTTGAGAAACCCGAAAATGTGCGGACTGTCCAGTACAGCATCGCCGAAACCTGGGACACACCCGTTAACGAACACAAGCCGTACAACATGTGCGGTACGTCTATCGAAAAAGATCACGTGCTCATTAACGGACAGGGCGTATTTGGCTTCCCCACCGGTATGCAGGACGCACCCATCGACGTAAAACTCAATTACCCAGCCGAATGGTCGGTGGGAACAGCGCTGGAGAAAAACGCAAAAGGGTACTTTACGGCGGCCAATTATGACCGGATAGTGGATTCGCCTATCTTGCTGGGTCGCCTGACCAAAGCCACGACAACTGTGGCCGGAGCCCAGATCGACGTGTACACCTATTCAAAAAGCGATAAGATTAAGTCCGATCAACTGCTCACGAATATGCAGTCCATGCTCAATGCCGCCGGTCAGTTTTTGAAGCAGTTGCCCGTAAAACGGTATACCTTTCTGTATCACTTCGAAGATCAGGACTGGGGCGCGTGGGAGCACTCCTACAGTTCTGAATACGTGATCAAAGAAGAGGAATTCTCGAAAAAGCTGGCCGACAATATGACCTCCATAGCCGCCCATGAATTCTTCCACGTCGTCACACCCCTCAACATCCATAGCGAAATTATCCAGCAGTTTAACTTCGTAACGCCCACCCCCTCCGAACACCTGTGGCTGTACGAAGGCGTAACCGAATGGGCCAGCGATGCCATGCAGCTGCGGGGACAGATTATGGATTTGCCGACTTATTTCGAGGAACTGAGCCAGAAAATAGCGTACGACAAAAGCTTGGACACAACCTATAGCCTGAGTAAACTAGGCCTGACTTGCTACACCGACGAAGGGCAGCGGCAGTACGGCAACATTTACGCCCGGGGCGCTCTGGTAGCCGGTTTGCTGGACATTCGCCTGCTCGAACTGTCGAACGGAAAACGTGGGTTGCGGGAAGTAATCAATGAACTAGCCACAACCTACGGCCCTAATCAGGCCTTTCCCGAGAAAGAGTTCTTTGCCATTTTCACCCAGAAGACGTATCCCGAAATCGCCGATTTCTTCAACCGATACGTGAAAGCGACCGAGCCTTTACCCTTCAGCGACTATTATGGAAAATTAGGAATCACTTACATGCCCAGTGTAAATACGGGTCAGAAAGCACCCTACATGGGTCTGGGAGCCGGTTTTATCGATAATAAGTTCTTGCTGACAAGCCTGAGCGACTCCCTACGCAAAGCGGGTTTGCAGGAAAAAGACGAGTGGGTTGCCTATAATGGGCAACCTGTAACGCTGGAAACGTTCAGTGACATTCAACATGAGTTGAAGAAGCAAAAGGTGGGCGATGTGTATGAGCTGACTGTCAGACGAAATGGGCAGGAACTGAAAATTAAAAGCACGGTTCAGGAAAAAGAACTCGTTCAAAAATATAAATTTCAACTCGATCCACAGGCAACACCCCAGCAGATTAAACTACGGGAAGTCTGGCAGCAGAATCTGTAA
- a CDS encoding protein of unknown function DUF1568 (PFAM: protein of unknown function DUF1568~KEGG: psb:Psyr_3712 hypothetical protein), whose protein sequence is MSEGYIIRDSAATHFLTLQVIDWVDVFTRRIYRDMVLESLSYCRHKKGLLIYGYVIMSNHVHLMVQARDENLPDVLRDLKKFTANRIIKEISSSDTESRSDGMLKRFEFAAQRHVRNSVHQFWTHENHPIEITSTKFLNQKLNYIHENPVRAGWVEEPQEYLYSSARNYGGRTGLIDIDLL, encoded by the coding sequence ATGAGCGAAGGCTATATAATCAGAGACTCTGCCGCTACGCATTTTCTCACACTGCAAGTGATCGACTGGGTAGATGTATTTACCCGACGCATTTATCGGGATATGGTACTGGAGAGTTTGAGCTACTGCCGTCATAAGAAAGGGTTACTGATTTATGGCTATGTCATAATGAGTAATCATGTCCATTTAATGGTCCAAGCTCGCGATGAGAATTTACCCGACGTGTTACGAGACCTTAAGAAATTCACCGCTAATCGTATAATCAAGGAAATTAGTAGCAGTGATACGGAAAGCCGTAGTGACGGGATGCTCAAACGGTTTGAATTTGCGGCTCAACGTCATGTTCGCAACTCCGTCCACCAATTCTGGACACATGAAAACCATCCTATAGAAATTACGTCTACCAAGTTTCTGAACCAGAAATTAAATTATATCCATGAAAATCCAGTACGAGCAGGCTGGGTGGAAGAACCACAGGAATACCTCTATTCGAGCGCTCGTAACTACGGGGGCCGTACGGGATTGATTGACATTGATTTGCTATAA
- a CDS encoding Glyoxalase/bleomycin resistance protein/dioxygenase (PFAM: Glyoxalase/bleomycin resistance protein/dioxygenase~KEGG: cja:CJA_3027 hypothetical protein), translating into MATQIFVNLPVKDLTKSIEFFTRLGYSFNPQFTDEKATCMIISEDIYIMLLVEEFFKSFTKKEIANTAQSAEAIICLSSESREAVDEWVRKAVAAGATTPNEPQDHGFMYGHGFQDLDGHLWETMYMDPSYIQQEQPASEVSA; encoded by the coding sequence ATGGCAACCCAAATCTTTGTAAATCTGCCCGTTAAAGACCTGACAAAATCCATTGAGTTCTTTACCCGCCTGGGGTATAGTTTCAATCCTCAGTTTACGGACGAAAAAGCCACCTGCATGATTATCAGCGAGGATATTTACATCATGTTGCTGGTTGAGGAGTTTTTCAAGAGTTTCACAAAGAAGGAGATTGCAAATACCGCCCAAAGTGCCGAAGCCATCATCTGCCTTTCGTCGGAGAGCCGGGAAGCGGTCGATGAGTGGGTACGCAAAGCCGTAGCCGCCGGGGCCACCACGCCAAACGAGCCGCAGGATCACGGCTTCATGTACGGCCACGGCTTTCAGGATCTGGACGGCCACCTTTGGGAAACCATGTACATGGACCCCAGCTATATTCAGCAGGAGCAACCAGCTTCGGAGGTTAGTGCGTAG
- a CDS encoding Chitinase (KEGG: hch:HCH_04793 chitinase~PFAM: glycoside hydrolase family 18~SMART: chitinase II): protein MIRPVYTFLLVSFTLLLLVAFKPKPTAKPIVLAYVGGFRGLVDTEKIAAEKITHINYAFVDVRKNRAWLHNLATDSTNFRKLNLLKRRNPDLKILISLGGWSWSENFSDAVVSDTGRVAFAASAVDIIREYQLDGIDIDWEYPGMKGEDNVFRSEDKENFTLLFKSLREQLNSLKKQTGKDYLVTTALPGFEAIFTHTDMAQAQQYLDYINVMSYDFFTGGPQAGHHTNLYASGKVDKESSGDLSVKRYEQAGVPANKLLLGIAFYGRAWQLQDGNPKTHPRTITKVERGGGYTFIKDSLLTNPAYKRHWDRRAKAPYLYNADLKRFVSYDDEKSVKAKCDYVKKNGLAGVMFWEYFSDPKGYLLNEIDRQFL, encoded by the coding sequence ATGATTCGACCGGTATACACCTTCCTACTAGTCTCATTCACCCTACTGCTTTTGGTGGCGTTCAAACCCAAACCCACCGCCAAACCAATTGTGCTGGCTTATGTGGGCGGATTTCGCGGACTGGTGGACACCGAAAAAATTGCCGCCGAAAAAATCACGCATATCAACTACGCCTTTGTCGATGTTCGAAAAAACCGGGCGTGGCTCCACAACCTCGCTACCGACTCCACCAATTTCAGAAAACTCAACCTGCTCAAACGACGTAATCCTGACCTTAAAATCCTGATTTCCCTTGGCGGCTGGTCCTGGAGCGAGAACTTCTCCGACGCAGTCGTGAGCGATACCGGTCGAGTCGCATTTGCTGCGTCAGCCGTTGATATTATCCGGGAATACCAGCTGGACGGTATCGACATCGACTGGGAATACCCTGGTATGAAAGGCGAAGACAACGTGTTCCGGTCCGAAGACAAAGAAAACTTCACCCTGCTTTTCAAATCCCTGCGCGAACAGTTGAACAGTCTGAAAAAGCAAACGGGCAAAGACTATCTCGTTACGACAGCTCTACCCGGCTTCGAGGCCATTTTTACGCATACTGATATGGCTCAGGCCCAGCAATATCTGGATTACATTAACGTGATGTCGTACGATTTCTTTACGGGAGGGCCACAGGCCGGGCATCATACGAACCTGTACGCATCCGGTAAAGTCGACAAGGAAAGTTCCGGCGATCTATCCGTGAAACGGTACGAACAGGCGGGGGTTCCGGCCAATAAGCTTTTGCTGGGCATTGCCTTCTATGGCCGGGCGTGGCAGTTACAGGACGGAAACCCAAAGACCCATCCAAGAACCATTACTAAAGTGGAGCGGGGCGGTGGCTACACCTTCATTAAAGACAGCCTGCTCACCAACCCGGCCTACAAACGCCACTGGGACCGACGCGCCAAAGCCCCTTACCTATACAATGCCGACCTGAAACGGTTTGTCTCCTACGATGACGAGAAATCCGTAAAAGCCAAGTGCGATTACGTGAAGAAAAACGGCCTGGCGGGTGTGATGTTCTGGGAATACTTCAGCGACCCCAAAGGGTATCTGCTAAACGAAATTGACCGCCAGTTTTTGTAA
- a CDS encoding hypothetical protein (KEGG: sml:Smlt4441 putative transmembrane protein) — MTNQDHNPSTPWGLLSAKALIYVAIGVFIFAFSGSFTAVSGSILAGLFMLAGVFQLLFSRRNKSTDTSNIWGLMYGFSDIGFGIAILIYSLGDSDSIVQTLAFWALLYAILQSVQAMYSFIAARGGTSAPLKSMLTHGITVLVSGGMSYVLLTFATGFNESMHLSGLFTIGLGVLLFVLIQLMRAQKANETEHSVG, encoded by the coding sequence ATGACAAATCAAGATCACAATCCGTCAACCCCCTGGGGGCTTCTATCAGCAAAGGCACTTATATACGTAGCTATCGGGGTCTTTATATTCGCATTTTCCGGTTCATTTACGGCTGTTTCGGGCAGTATTCTGGCGGGCTTATTCATGCTGGCGGGCGTTTTTCAGCTCTTGTTTTCGAGACGAAACAAAAGCACAGACACCTCCAATATCTGGGGACTGATGTACGGCTTCAGCGACATCGGTTTCGGTATCGCCATCCTCATTTATTCGCTGGGCGATTCGGACAGCATTGTCCAAACGCTTGCCTTCTGGGCGTTGCTGTATGCCATTTTACAATCCGTGCAGGCTATGTATTCGTTTATTGCTGCACGGGGTGGAACGAGCGCACCGCTCAAGAGCATGTTAACGCATGGCATCACGGTGCTGGTATCGGGCGGTATGTCGTATGTACTGTTAACCTTCGCTACGGGGTTTAATGAATCCATGCACCTTTCCGGCCTGTTTACCATTGGGCTGGGTGTCCTTCTCTTTGTACTTATCCAGTTGATGCGCGCCCAAAAGGCCAATGAGACCGAGCATAGCGTTGGGTAA
- a CDS encoding Antibiotic biosynthesis monooxygenase (PFAM: Antibiotic biosynthesis monooxygenase~KEGG: gbm:Gbem_0423 antibiotic biosynthesis monooxygenase), whose amino-acid sequence MSASIPIEIESAVTTIIVQRPYKDQVQAYENWLREMVPLAQGAAGHRGVNVIKPHGQNDEYTIVLHFASETTLRQWLESDTRRQMVEKVRPFLNTDEKIEIKTGLEFWFTPPETRKMAPPYKQFLLTWSAIFPLSVLVPLLLSPLFSALPFLSLPLIKPLLVSMLIIGLMTFIIMPRYTRLVAKWLYR is encoded by the coding sequence ATGTCAGCCAGCATCCCTATTGAAATCGAGAGTGCCGTTACTACGATCATTGTGCAGCGGCCGTATAAAGATCAGGTTCAAGCCTACGAGAACTGGTTACGAGAAATGGTGCCGTTAGCGCAGGGAGCCGCCGGGCATCGGGGGGTGAACGTCATTAAACCACACGGCCAAAACGACGAGTATACTATTGTCCTTCATTTCGCATCGGAAACCACATTGCGTCAATGGCTTGAGTCCGATACACGCCGACAGATGGTCGAGAAGGTGCGTCCGTTTCTGAATACGGACGAGAAGATAGAAATAAAGACCGGACTTGAGTTCTGGTTTACTCCGCCGGAAACTAGAAAGATGGCACCCCCGTACAAACAGTTTCTGCTGACGTGGTCAGCTATTTTTCCGTTGTCCGTACTTGTCCCGTTGCTGCTTTCGCCCCTCTTTTCGGCGCTTCCTTTCTTGTCGCTTCCGTTGATTAAGCCGCTGCTGGTAAGCATGCTCATTATAGGGCTCATGACGTTTATAATCATGCCCCGCTACACCCGGCTCGTTGCCAAATGGCTTTATCGCTAA
- a CDS encoding glycoside hydrolase family 43 (PFAM: glycoside hydrolase family 43~KEGG: mxa:MXAN_5247 glycosy hydrolase family protein), with protein sequence MRKQLLTIIFTVAIAWQALAQSTQLSRQRVTYTNPVIEGDFADPSIIRVGDTYFAVGTSSEWGPAFPIYTSKDLVNWAYIGPAFDQLPQWTMGSYWAPELFYEKGTYFLYYTARRKTDQRSFIGVATTHDLMKGFTDHGLLLEWTAEAIDPFIIDDAGKRFITWKAYGLDRGRSIEILGAELSANGLKVSGPAFSLIKAEAGNWEKGGAEGQAIFKRGSYYYMLYSGNACCGLQCNYQVGIARAQTLQGPWEKYANNPLLVSDTTWKCPGHGTVVVTPDQRYFYLHHAYNGVDFTLTGRQGVLSELIWDEQSQWPVFRYGRSTPSQAESPLQARQKRQSNLTIDFSQPLKKAPWVWDVSLPKPVYRVQQGQLQLVNQGSSQTGTFLGLVIRKGTFTLSADIIPQVDLLQSLCLYGDAQNQLGIGIRSGLLELWQLKAGTRSVLKTQSIPAGISSVTLQIRSRGQHLYEFGWGSKTGGFKLITDAPLNGSFLPRWDRAPRAGIGLLGKDKVSSMVRTITAHYD encoded by the coding sequence ATGAGAAAACAATTACTTACAATTATTTTTACCGTAGCTATAGCCTGGCAGGCATTAGCTCAATCGACACAATTATCTAGACAAAGGGTAACGTATACCAATCCAGTTATTGAAGGCGACTTTGCTGACCCTTCCATCATTCGGGTAGGTGACACCTATTTCGCCGTTGGCACATCCTCGGAGTGGGGGCCAGCCTTCCCTATCTATACCTCAAAAGACCTTGTGAATTGGGCTTATATAGGCCCTGCCTTTGACCAACTACCCCAATGGACGATGGGTAGCTACTGGGCTCCTGAGCTATTTTATGAGAAGGGCACTTATTTTCTGTATTATACCGCTCGACGAAAAACCGACCAGCGATCGTTTATTGGCGTGGCCACTACGCATGACCTGATGAAGGGGTTCACCGACCATGGCTTATTGCTCGAATGGACGGCCGAAGCAATTGATCCCTTTATCATCGACGATGCCGGTAAACGGTTTATAACCTGGAAAGCTTACGGGTTGGATCGAGGCAGGAGCATTGAAATACTGGGGGCCGAACTGTCGGCCAACGGACTCAAGGTTAGCGGACCTGCTTTCTCGCTTATCAAGGCGGAGGCAGGCAACTGGGAAAAAGGAGGAGCCGAAGGACAGGCAATTTTCAAACGGGGCAGCTACTACTATATGCTCTACTCGGGCAACGCCTGTTGTGGTCTACAGTGCAACTATCAGGTCGGTATAGCGCGGGCTCAAACCTTGCAGGGACCATGGGAAAAGTATGCCAATAATCCGCTCTTAGTTAGTGATACCACCTGGAAATGCCCCGGACATGGTACCGTGGTGGTAACGCCCGATCAGCGATACTTCTACTTGCACCATGCCTATAACGGTGTTGACTTCACCTTAACCGGCCGTCAGGGCGTACTGAGTGAGTTAATCTGGGATGAGCAAAGTCAATGGCCCGTTTTTCGGTATGGACGCTCAACGCCCAGTCAGGCTGAGTCACCGCTACAGGCCAGGCAAAAACGGCAGTCAAACCTGACGATTGATTTTAGCCAACCCCTAAAAAAAGCTCCCTGGGTCTGGGATGTGAGCCTTCCCAAGCCCGTCTATCGGGTGCAGCAGGGACAGTTGCAGCTCGTCAATCAGGGCTCAAGCCAGACGGGTACCTTTCTGGGTCTCGTCATTAGAAAAGGCACCTTTACTCTGTCGGCCGATATCATCCCCCAGGTCGATCTACTTCAAAGTTTGTGTTTGTATGGGGATGCCCAAAATCAACTAGGCATTGGTATCAGGTCTGGATTGCTTGAACTCTGGCAGCTTAAAGCCGGAACGCGTAGTGTTCTGAAGACGCAGTCCATACCAGCCGGTATTTCTTCTGTTACGCTGCAAATACGGAGCCGGGGGCAGCATTTGTATGAGTTTGGCTGGGGGTCCAAAACTGGTGGATTTAAACTCATAACGGATGCCCCATTGAATGGGTCTTTTTTACCTCGCTGGGACCGTGCACCCCGTGCTGGTATTGGCCTGCTTGGTAAAGACAAGGTAAGCAGTATGGTACGAACCATAACGGCCCACTACGACTAA
- a CDS encoding putative esterase (PFAM: putative esterase~KEGG: cak:Caul_2411 putative esterase) yields the protein MNANSMNRQSTQSTRLVRSLLMLGILGVLFAIPGYSQDSPAKAGKVERIKVHGKGLEGNLAGDSPDRDVSVYLPPSYQTDKKRRYPVIYFLHGFTDSDDKWYGFTKHWINLPAVVDKTLADGKSGEFIIVTPNAYNRYFGSMYSNSVTIGNWEDFVADELVAYVDKNYRTIPQAASRGLAGHSMGGYGTIRIGQKHPEIFSSLYLLSPCCMMPNVPNEQMAPRMEAVKTVADLEKADFGTKAMFASAASWSPNPTKAPFYLDLPVHEGQPQPMVTAKWTANAPLATLDQYINNIKQLHALAFDAGSKDATIAGTNKVLDAMLTNYSIPHTYEEYDGDHINRIGERIEQKMLPFFTKNLSTEMVKGGKKK from the coding sequence ATGAACGCTAACTCTATGAATCGTCAATCGACACAATCAACTCGTTTAGTTCGGTCCCTGCTGATGCTGGGTATTTTAGGTGTACTCTTTGCCATACCGGGCTACAGTCAGGATAGTCCCGCCAAAGCCGGTAAGGTGGAACGCATAAAAGTACACGGCAAAGGGCTGGAGGGGAATCTGGCCGGTGACTCGCCGGATCGGGATGTTTCGGTGTATTTGCCGCCCAGTTACCAAACCGATAAAAAGCGCCGGTATCCCGTTATCTATTTCCTGCACGGCTTTACCGACAGCGACGATAAATGGTACGGGTTCACGAAGCACTGGATCAACCTGCCCGCCGTGGTCGATAAGACGCTGGCCGATGGCAAATCGGGTGAGTTTATCATCGTAACGCCCAATGCCTACAACCGGTATTTCGGCAGTATGTATTCTAACTCGGTAACGATTGGCAACTGGGAGGATTTTGTGGCCGATGAACTGGTGGCGTATGTCGACAAAAACTACCGCACCATTCCGCAAGCCGCCAGTCGCGGGCTGGCGGGGCATTCGATGGGTGGGTACGGCACCATTCGCATCGGGCAGAAGCACCCCGAAATCTTCTCCAGCTTGTACCTGCTTAGCCCCTGCTGCATGATGCCGAACGTGCCAAATGAGCAAATGGCCCCTCGTATGGAAGCCGTAAAAACAGTGGCCGACCTGGAAAAAGCGGATTTTGGCACCAAAGCCATGTTTGCGTCGGCGGCTTCCTGGTCCCCCAACCCGACGAAAGCCCCTTTCTATTTGGATTTGCCCGTGCATGAAGGCCAGCCCCAGCCGATGGTGACGGCCAAATGGACTGCCAATGCGCCCCTCGCCACCCTCGATCAGTACATTAACAACATCAAACAACTGCACGCGCTGGCCTTCGATGCGGGTTCGAAAGATGCCACAATAGCAGGTACCAATAAAGTGCTGGATGCCATGCTTACCAACTACAGTATCCCGCACACCTACGAAGAATACGACGGTGACCACATCAACCGAATTGGCGAGCGCATCGAACAGAAAATGCTGCCGTTCTTCACCAAAAATCTGTCGACGGAGATGGTGAAAGGCGGGAAGAAGAAGTGA